One genomic region from Labeo rohita strain BAU-BD-2019 chromosome 7, IGBB_LRoh.1.0, whole genome shotgun sequence encodes:
- the c7h4orf54 gene encoding LOW QUALITY PROTEIN: uncharacterized protein C4orf54 homolog (The sequence of the model RefSeq protein was modified relative to this genomic sequence to represent the inferred CDS: inserted 2 bases in 1 codon): MAASEKTLIYREDTDSFRNLLSKRDMRLIAAQEESNYVDLNDLLELKLDDTKTVKVTFTGDSGQLAIIKSISGMSDSQDDKPCIGKVNESTKCTVKECVEKSSPSEIPQADKNDTDCAEKTEQKPKSPNLDTESLGSNSNEQYNDVYMSSRSESDDEVTVVLSDHGTPEVHEDESHYITTHEIQLMELDHDADYDFETGSSWDIEDDLQVYSFVDYASFDSDETIEAKETSAQSNQANASDAAVSSKPESNLCDADKCASSDEGLSKKQNTAGQIHLSIKATSRAVNEPSSIQDQAKGISRYVLRGVDAKGDKVCDNTKCFIAVPGRLHFGSKLKSKDVNEYSSGASSAVSELDDADKEVRNLTARAFKSLAYPYFDAINFSTSSESSASEHGLGINTWSTFVDLKYGKGRDQNLVAHKGSTSNFHFAKKRDGKGITGLTLTSMRAPPVEIFALNGNLVSRKNPSSTTKKTELMGKFTQGQSGLIRLTETLNFRCNVKSGQPVNESTGGSRSTDEVTNTLPSAQGSEASKRPCNAGETMEDTHKKAIFASSLLKNVISKKMQFEQERKMERGEISEAHHAPSPCFGTHEAHKEKAARKDSKALQRQSSKFSEADSDFTIVCVDDLGDIVDSNSSDAKDDGRKEETLTSASETNLESANDTXKKGAFEASKSTLLRSQNSAFRSWRDGELEFQKEHKNDKTPEEKPLRECPVETSFSVESASGRHTKMSHLFVPSIQLPSAERDLRKPPSNVNSSTRDQAESGALKVRSNTLYVSDATRNAVTSKSPEIKISLRSVRDNKSDPFNIAKLLTPNLGCKTAEDSRCQALAAAFKGESSDKVPHFIVRDIRDNKGKLQTPIHQVRDVRKLVKSSYHFVSLDNNDHKSSHSTCDGEHKAIKQSPYLNSASLSPIVIKCQSVNTNSNVKQSGNLIDPPKRQFSEDIVETDRSSPLVAVANRLPKQEVPSGLKIETSTRKQDKTRDAAEKKSEPKMANQAALEKLQAAVKTMEQLYVFDKNEWKRKTEPRPIMDSHVLSLITSEEHTVEEQESNSSSTPADVSLRRDSTLNLIEMPPKKDEKSSTTPIAREERNGPKPLVGTPCKKPLATKAPQTHVASPASLSSKAVAGKSPKVPVSLKISQPKRVLEERERPNGSETEFAPLQFTSTADSENYLTIPVKPQPTSAIKPTTAGLGKTSVYTIPTGGGKTQTASPPSYLVHTDTRGHPSPKRSSFVMETRSPDTPTATIYHTPLPVTMQAAQPQVICFSPTIQPSPIPTDHFQATQRKMLLDPTTGSYYLVDTPVQPSTRRLFDPETGQYVDVPMPQQPPMTPVPLPISPLALGPGAYGHTYMFYPGYMPTTMIPARTIQSQLSMQSEADDGDKSHSHMGQQEDGVYMESPYYMPSGKSSQTSSMAQHVKTSRLSNSKQPVISITSQQGPRIIAPPSFDGTTMSFVVEHR; encoded by the exons ATGGCAGCATCGGAGAAAACACTCATTTACCGAGAAGACACTGACTCGTTTAGAAACTTGCTTTCCAAACGGGACATGCGCTTGATAGCCGCACAAGAAGAGTCAAATTATGTGGATCTGAATGACCTGCTGGAACTAAAACTGGATGATACAAAAACAGTGAAAGTGACATTTACTGGCGACTCGGGTCAATTGgcaataattaaaagtattagtGGTATGAGCGATTCACAAGACGATAAACCATGCATTGGAAAAGTAAACGAATCTACTAAATGCACCGTGAAGGAATGCGTGGAAAAGTCAAGCCCTTCGGAAATACCTCAAGCTGATAAAAACGACACGGACTGTGCCGAGAAAACAGAGCAAAAGCCCAAATCCCCGAATTTAGACACAGAGAGCCTGGGAAGCAATAGCAATGAACAATACAATGACGTTTATATGAGCAGCAGAAGTGAATCGGACGATGAGGTGACTGTGGTGCTTTCGGATCACGGCACGCCTGAAGTCCACGAGGATGAATCGCACTATATCACAACCCACGAAATCCAGCTTATGGAGTTGGACCACGATGCCGATTACGACTTTGAGACGGGATCCAGCTGGGATATCGAGGACGATCTCCAGGTCTACTCGTTTGTCGATTACGCGTCTTTTGACAGTGATGAAACGATAGAGGCAAAAGAGACGAGTGCGCAAAGCAACCAGGCTAATGCGAGCGACGCAGCGGTCAGCAGTAAGCCTGAAAGCAATCTCTGTGACGCGGATAAATGTGCCAGCTCAGATGAGGGcctgtcaaaaaaacaaaatacagccGGGCAGattcacctgtcaatcaaagcCACTTCCCGCGCTGTGAACGAGCCAAGCAGCATCCAAGATCAAGCAAAAGGCATAAGTCGCTATGTTTTGAGAGGAGTGGATGCCAAGGGCGACAAAGTGTGTGATAACACAAAGTGTTTCATTGCTGTGCCGGGGCGCTTGCACTTTGGCAGCAAACTGAAGAGCAAAGATGTGAACGAGTATTCCAGCGGTGCGTCCAGCGCGGTGAGCGAGCTGGATGACGCCGATAAGGAAGTGCGCAATCTCACCGCCAGggcgttcaaaagtttggcgtACCCATATTTCGATGCCATAAATTTTAGTACTTCTAGTGAGTCTTCCGCTTCAGAGCATGGGCTGGGAATCAACACGTGGTCGACGTTTGTTGACCTAAAGTATGGCAAGGGGAGAGATCAAAACTTAGTAGCACATAAAGGCTCCACATCCAATTTCCATTTTGCCAAAAAGAGGGACGGAAAGGGGATAACGGGCTTGACTTTGACTAGCATGCGAGCGCCCCCCGTAGAGATATTTGCACTGAACGGCAATTTGGTGAGCCGCAAAAACCCATCATCTACTACAAAAAAGACCGAGCTCATGGGGAAGTTTACACAGGGGCAAAGTGGCCTCATAAGACTGACCGAAACGCTCAATTTTCGATGCAATGTCAAATCCGGGCAGCCTGTAAACGAAAGCACTGGAGGATCACGTTCCACAGATGAAGTTACAAACACCTTGCCAAGCGCTCAAGGGAGTGAGGCCAGCAAGCGACCCTGCAATGCAGGGGAAACCATGGAAGACACACACAAGAAAGCCATATTCGCATCGAGTCTCCTCAAAAATGTCATTTCTAAGAAAATGCAGTTCGAGCAGGAGCGCAAAATGGAGAGGGGCGAGATAAGCGAGGCGCACCATGCGCCCTCTCCGTGCTTCGGGACGCACGAAGCGCATAAAGAGAAAGCAGCCAGGAAAGATTCCAAGGCGCTGCAAAGGCAAAGCTCGAAATTCTCAGAAGCCGACTCCGACTTCACGATCGTCTGCGTGGACGATCTGGGCGACATAGTAGACAGTAATTCAAGCGATGCCAAAGACGACGGCCGCAAAGAAGAGACTTTGACGAGTGCATCAGAAACGAATTTAGAGTCGGCGAATGATAC AAAAAAAGGAGCATTCGAAGCATCCAAAAGCACGCTGCTTCGCAGCCAAAATAGCGCGTTCAGATCGTGGAGGGACGGCGAGCTAGAGTTTCAAAAGGAACATAAAAACGACAAAACCCCTGAGGAGAAACCGCTACGCGAGTGTCCGGTGGAAACCAGCTTCAGCGTTGAGTCGGCGAGCGGCAGGCACactaaaatgtcacatttgttTGTGCCAAGCATACAGCTTCCGTCCGCGGAACGGGACCTCAGGAAACCGCCGTCGAATGTGAATTCCTCCACGCGTGATCAAGCAGAGAGCGGAGCTTTGAAGGTGCGTTCAAACACGCTCTATGTGTCAGATGCGACGCGCAACGCTGTAACATCGAAGTCGCCCGAAATCAAAATAAGTTTGCGGAGCGTTCGTGACAACAAAAGCGACCCGTTCAATATCGCGAAGCTGCTCACTCCCAATTTAGGCTGCAAGACAGCTGAGGACAGCAGATGCCAAGCGCTCGCCGCGGCTTTCAAGGGTGAGTCCTCTGACAAAGTGCCCCACTTTATAGTCAGAGACATTAGAGATAACAAGGGCAAGCTACAGACCCCCATTCACCAGGTTAGAGACGTGCGCAAACTGGTTAAGAGCTCATATCACTTCGTGTCTTTAGATAACAACGACCACAAATCTAGCCACTCGACTTGCGATGGAGAGCACAAGGCAATAAAGCAGAGTCCTTATCTGAACTCAGCCTCTCTTTCACCCATAGTGATTAAATGCCAGTCTGTGAATACAAATAGCAATGTGAAGCAATCCGGAAATTTAATAGACCCCCCCAAGAGACAATTTTCAGAGGATATAGTTGAGACCGACAGGTCGTCTCCTCTCGTTGCTGTAGCTAACAGGCTGCCAAAGCAAGAAGTGCCATCCGGGTTAAAAATTGAAACAAGCACacgaaaacaagacaaaacaagggACGCAGCCGAGAAGAAAAGCGAACCCAAGATGGCCAACCAGGCTGCTTTGGAAAAATTACAAGCTGCTGTTAAAACAATGGAgcagctgtatgtttttgacaaAAACGAGTGGAAGAGAAAAACAGAACCACGGCCGATAATGGACAGCCACGTGCTCTCGCTCATCACCAGTGAGGAACACACTGTGGAAGAACAGGAAAGCAATTCTAGCTCCACTCCCGCTGATGTATCGCTAAGACGAGATTCAACCTTAAACCTGATCGAGATGCCACCTAAAAAAGATGAGAAATCGTCAACCACTCCGATTGCACGGGAAGAGCGAAACGGCCCTAAACCGCTCGTAGGAACGCCTTGTAAGAAGCCATTAGCCACAAAGGCACCGCAAACGCATGTTGCATCACCAGCGTCTTTGAGCTCCAAGGCCGTTGCAGGTAAATCTCCAAAGGTCCCTGTTTCCTTGAAGATATCACAGCCGAAGCGTGTACTAGAAGAGAGGGAGAGGCCGAATGGCAGTGAGACCGAGTTTGCCCCATTGCAGTTCACCTCCACGGCAGATTCGGAGAATTACTTAACCATACCAGTGAAGCCTCAACCAACGTCTGCCATAAAGCCAACCACGGCTGGACTGGGCAAAACGTCTGTTTATACAATCCCAACTGGAGGTGGTAAAACCCAAACGGCTAGTCCACCGTCATACCTGGTTCACACTGACACCAGAGGCCATCCGTCACCAAAACGCTCATCTTTTGTCATGGAGACACGGTCCCCAGATACCCCTACCGCCACTATTTACCACACACCCCTGCCTGTCACAATGCAAGCTGCTCAGCCTCAAGTCATTTGCTTCTCCCCAACGATTCAACCCTCCCCCATCCCGACAGATCACTTCCAGGCGACCCAAAGAAAGATGCTGCTGGATCCCACCACGGGAAGCTACTACTTGGTGGACACTCCGGTGCAGCCATCAACCAGGCGTCTCTTTGACCCGGAAACCGGGCAGTATGTGGACGTCCCGATGCCGCAGCAGCCTCCCATGACCCCTGTTCCACTCCCAATATCCCCTCTCGCTCTCGGCCCGGGAGCTTACGGCCATACTTACATGTTTTACCCAGGATACATGCCAACTACGATGATTCCCGCGCGCACTATTCAGTCCCAGCTCTCTATGCAGTCAGAAGCAGATGATGGGGATAAATCCCATTCGCACATGGGACAGCAGGAGGATGGGGTGTACATGGAGAGCCCTTATTATATGCCATCTGGGAAGTCATCGCAAACATCCTCTATGGCTCAACATGTTAAAACCAGCAGGCTGAGCAACAGCAAGCAGCCTGTCATCAGCATCACCTCCCAGCAAGGGCCAAGGATCATCGCTCCCCCCTCTTTCGATGGCACCACCATGAGCTTTGTGGTGGAGCATAGGTAA
- the trmt10a gene encoding RNA (guanine-9-)-methyltransferase domain-containing protein 2, with translation MATDMADTPAVQESSQECANDENESAKDEKEAIQSGETEMLSKRQRKRLLKNQQWEEQRELRKQKRKERKQQRKLERQAQAEDGVEWTGKKRLRRSAEPSSLRLVIDCSFDNLMVIKDVKKLHKQIQRCYAENRRTLHPVQFYLTSHGGQLKQVMDEINKGWVNWKDVHFEPDAFHEIMKKEDLVYLTSDSPNVLQELDETKAYVIGGLVDHNHHKGITFGRAQELGIAHAQLPLGSFVKMNSRKVLAVNHVFEIILAFLEKRDWKEAFFTVLPQRKGAVPVGQENNDEEDSDEDSDTEHPISEKRTDSKDQSESKQEEQKAVLNQSDSSERNTA, from the exons ATGGCCACCGATATGGCCGATACACCTGCTGTGCAGGAGAGCAGCCAAGAATGTGCAAATGATGAAAATGAATCAGCAAAGGATGAAAAAGAGGCCATACAGTCTGGAGAAACTGAAATGCTGTCTAAAAGACAAAGGAAAAGACTTCTTAAGAATCAACAATGGGAAGAACAGAGAGAACTTCGCAA ACAGAAGCGCAAAGAGAGAAAACAGCAGAGGAAACTCGAGAGACAAGCACAGGCTGAAGACGGAGTGGAGTGGACAGGAAAGAAGCGTTTGCGCAGGTCGGCCGAGCCCAGCTCTCTCAGACTTGTCATAGACTGCAGCTTTGATAATCTCATGGTGATCAAG GATGTAAAGAAACTTCACAAGCAGATTCAGAGGTGCTATGCTGAGAACAGACGAACATTACATCCTGTACAG TTTTACCTCACAAGTCATGGTGGTCAATTAAAGCAAGTCATGGATGAAATTAACAAAGGCTGGGTCAACTGGAAG GATGTCCATTTCGAGCCTGATGCGTTTCATGAAATCATGAAGAAGGAAGACCTGGTCTACCTCACCTCTGATTCACCCAATGTGCTGCAAGAACTGGATGAAACCAAAGCCTATGTGATTGGAGGTCTGGTGGACCACAACCACCATAAG GGAATCACATTTGGTCGAGCCCAAGAGCTTGGCATTGCTCATGCTCAGCTTCCACTGGGCAGTTTCGTCAAGATGAATAGCCGCAAGGTGCTGGCTGTCAATCACG TTTTTGAGATCATCCTAGCATTCCTGGAGAAACGAGACTGGAAGGAAGCTTTCTTTACCGTTCTGCCGCAGAGGAAGGGAGCTGTGCCAGTGGGCCAAGAGAACAATGATGAGGAAGACTCTGATGAAGACTCGGACACAGAACACCCAATCTCAGAAAAGAGAACGGACTCAAAGGACCAATCAGAAAGCAAACAGGAAGAACAGAAAGCTGTGCTAAACCAGTCAGATTCCAGCGAGCGAAACACAGCGTAG